From Fundulus heteroclitus isolate FHET01 chromosome 5, MU-UCD_Fhet_4.1, whole genome shotgun sequence, a single genomic window includes:
- the LOC118563025 gene encoding snaclec stejaggregin-B subunit beta-1-like translates to MRAVQEKKTWEDALEFCREQHTDLTSLLSVTENHLAEKEIQSADFTDQVWVGIRYLGDTWMWVNGDPLLYEAWQQDGDLDHQCPMLKRCGALTKNGVWEARDCQEKLSFICV, encoded by the coding sequence aTGCGTGCTGTGCAGGAAAAGAAGACATGGGAAGACGCTCTGGAGTTCTGCAGAGAGCAGCATACCGACCTCACCAGCCTGCTCTCTGTGACAGAGAACCATCTGGCTGAGAAAGAGATCCAGTCGGCAGATTTCACCGATCAGGTGTGGGTCGGCATACGTTACCTTGGAGACACCTGGATGTGGGTGAACGGAGACCCTCTGCTGTACGAGGCCTGGCAGCAGGACGGGGACCTGGACCACCAGTGTCCGATGCTGAAACGCTGCGGGGCTTTAACCAAAAACGGAGTGTGGGAGGCCAGGGACTGCCAGGAGAAACTCAGCTTCATTTGCGTCTGA